The DNA segment cacgcaggcttcagtagttgtggcacgtgggctcagtagttgtggctcacaggctctagagtgcaggctcagtagctgtggcgcacggggcttagttgctccgtggcatgtgggatcctcccggatcagggatggaacccgtgtcccctgcattggcaggcagattcttaaccactttgccaccagggaagtcccagctgtgATTTTAAATAGTGTGGTTAGGGAAGGCCTGGCTGggaacaaaaacatgaaaggtgAAAGGAGTGAGCCATGTGGTCTCTGCAATGTCCCAGGCAGAGGACACGGCAAGAATGAGGGCCCTGAGATGAGGGGAAGCGAGGAAGGTGGGGGACAGACCCTCCAAGGCCAACTCTGCAGGGCTCTAAGCAGGGCGAGGGATAGCCCAGGTGTGGGAGCAAGGATTGCAGGTAATGTCTCTGACTTCCCACTTTTGCCTGGATCAAACCTCTTTCACCACCGTTTCATTAAGGTGGATCCCGGTTctgactccccacccccacccgcccccgGCTCAGCGGGAGAGAGGACCAGGGCTCTGTGAAGGGAAGGGACTCAATGGGGGCGGCTCTGGGAGGCGAGAGCAGCTCAGCTAAAGGGATCCGGGGTCACTGCGAGTGTTAAGAGCTGAGAGCTGGAGAGGGGCTAGAGAATCTGAGTTCAGCACTGGCTCAGGGGTGTCTTCTGGGCGCCTTTGCGGGTGGTCCCTGGCTTCCGCCGAGTCCAGACGTCCAGGGCTGGCAACGCCATGGGCCTGGATCAGACCGGGATCCTGCGCTGGGAGCGCTGCCTCAGAGGCCAGACGGACCGAGGAGCAGGTGCGCAGCTCCCGGGGCAGCGGCCCACTCTGGGAAAACAGCCGCGGCCACGCCCACAGTGGGCCCTCCCTGTCCCCGCGGATCCCTGGCAGCTGGCAGCGCCCGCTTCCCCACGCCTTCCGTGCCAACGGCGCTGAAAATgcgggaggtgggaggaggagtgTCCAGCACTTTGTGCTTTTCACCCCACACCCCGTAGAATTCGTTTCCGAGCAGTGGGGAACCAGGAGCGAGGGGCGGGGGCGCAGGTCTCGGCCCCGCCCTCTCTTGGCACCCCCCCCTCCCCGCGCCGTGAGCCACTCCTGGCCAAGTCCTTCCTCCCAGGGCGCTTAGTGAAGGTGGGAAGAGGGGCCACGTCACTGTCCCCAGGCCCGGGAGAGGGCGgctccgcccctccctcccccgccggAGCGCTGGGCCCGGATCGAAGACTAacctgccccagcccagggccagcccAGTCGCTGCCGCCCGCCTACAAAGCCACAGGCAGGTGCAGGCGCAGCCGCTGCGCGAACGGGCAGAGCGGACCCTTTAGGGCGCGCGCCATCCGTGTGTCTTTCCGTCGGTCCATCAATTCGGGCGTCAGTCCGTCGGCGCACCGCCGCTCCCACCCAGGCCCCAGCGGCCCCGGCCCCTCGTCGTCCCGCACCCGGAGCCGCCCGCCAGTGACGGCCTTGGAGCGGCAGCCATGTCCATGGGCCTGGAGATCGCGGGCACCTCGCTGGCTGTCATGGGCTGGCTGAGCACCATCGTGTGCTGCGCGCTGCCCATGTGGCGCGTGACGGCCTTCATCGGCAGCAGCATCATCACGGCGCAGATCACCTGGGAGGGCCTGTGGATGAACTGCGTGGTGCAGAGCACGGGCCAGATGCAATGCAAGGTGTACGACTCGCTGCTGGCGCTGCCGCAGGACCTACAGGCGGCCCGCGCCCTCATCGTCATCGCCATCCTGCTGGCCGCCTTCGGGCTCCTTGTGGCGCTCGTGGGTGCCCAGTGCACAAACTGTGTGCAGGACGAAACGGCCAAGGCCAAGATCACCATCGTGGCGGGCGTGCTCTTCCTGATGGCCGCCTTGCTCACCCTCGTGCCGGTGTCCTGGTCGGCCAACACCATCATCCGGGAATTCTACAACCCGTTGGTGCCAGATGCACAGAAGCGCGAGATGGGCTCCGCCCTGTACGTGGGCTGGGCGGCCGCGGCGCTGCAGCTGCTGGGGGGAGCGCTACTCTGCTGCTCGTGCCCGCCGCGCGAGAAGAAATACACGCCCGCCAAGATCCTCTACTCGGCGCCGCGCTCCAACGGCCCAGGCACCGGCACCGGCACAGCCTACGACCGCAAGGACTACGTCTGAGGGAGCAGCCGCGGGAAGCCTCTACCACTCCCACGAGATGGCGCGCCCACCAGTCCTGCGTGCGGCCTTGCATCGGAGACCAGCCCACCCAGATGCCAGGCAACTCTCTCGCTGGACTGGGAGGGGACCTCCCggcacccccttccccagccgcCACCCCTCCTCGGGCCGGGGAGCGGGATTGCGGAGTCCAGGGGCCAGCCAGCACGGACCATGAAACCTTGCCCCTCTGGAGCGCGGAGCTACAAAACAAGCGCTACTTGTTCGCCCCGTCGGGCTGCGGCCTGACAGCCTTCGTTGAGCAGGGACCCGCAGTCTTGAAAAGGGCCACttgatatttttcaataaaagccTTTCGTTTTGCAGTTGCCTGTGCCTCCTTGTCCCGAGCGCGGACAGGCCTCCACCTCCCTGCAGAGCTCTCCCCGCAAGGGCTGGCCTTGGCTGGATTCTGCTCTCCCACTGCCCGGGATGAAGCTTAGAGAGGGACCGAGTTTCGGTAGCCGAGAAAGTGGGGTTGTAAACCGAGCTGGGTGCTCACTAGCTAGTTGGTCTTTTGGCCTGTTCACTGGGGATTCAGACGATGAAGCCCCAATCTGGAGGGGCGGGCATGAGCGCTTCCGGgcatgggggaggtgggaggaggattTCAGGGACCCCCTTCCCCAGGGCTTGTGCCTGGAGCACCCGCCCTCCACAGCACTCCCGCACACCTGAATCTCCCCTGTGGTGTGTGAAAGAGCACATTCAATGCTATGATTTCATATTtgggaaaggagaacaaaaagatCTATTGTTTTggtaaaacacaccaccaaaggAAGCTGAGTGGAATCTTCTCACCAGGAGAAGAGATGAGAGAGGGGCCTCATTTTCTTCCTGAAACCcttgagggagggaaagaggcgGGGGGACTCAGAACTCTCTGGTGACATTCTAATGCTAAGGTAAACAAGGTTTGGAAGCACTTGTGTCTTGGAGAAGGTATAAGAGGTTCAGGCAGTGGGAAAGGGGGCTGGTGTGCAGAGCCAGGAAAGTGGAATTCCAATGACTGGGTAGATAGCAAGGTGAGGGGGGAAGTAGCAATGGGGCCCTGGGCCCAGAAGAGGCCAAGTCATGGAGAATCTCGTGAGCAGAATCACAGATTTTGGACCCTCATCTAATGTTATGGGAATCATGGGAGGGACGTACCTGGTCAAATTTACACTCTAAAATAACCTCTCCAGCTGCCCCTGCAGAACTGggactcaaggagaaacatgaaggCAGGAGACCATCTTAGAGGCTGTGCAGCTGTACCCGTGTGAGATGAtgcagcccagaaataaagcagGGACGGTGGGGTGGGGGACCAGGCCTGACGGGGAGGGGGCGTTGTAAAAGAAGCAAGATGAGCTGGGCTGGAGAACCATTTGGATAGGCGGGGTGAGGGAGTGGAAAGAGCTAGGATAACCCCAATTTTCTGCCTTAGGTCGCTGACTGGCTGGTGGTGGTACCATTTACCAAACTAGGACCAGGTTGCTGGGGGAAGATGATGGTTTCACTTGTGAGTGAATGGAGTTTGACAAGCCTGTGGGACCTCCAGGCAGAGACGTCCAGGAAGTGACTGGACATACATAGAGATCTGGAACTCAGGAACAGTAAACCTGGCTGTTGTTAGCATACATATGGCAACCGAAACCAGGGAAGTGGATGAGATCAGTctagaaaccaaagagaaaaaaaaagagtttcaagAAGGCGGGCGTTGGCAATGGCATCCGAGGCTGCGGAAGTCGTCAGGCAAGAAGAAGCCTGAAGATTAAAAGCGGCGAGGTGGTCACTGGCAGCCTTAACTAGAGGCACGGGGGCAGATGCAGTGGACAGAAAAGTGAGTGGGAGATGAGAAGCAGAAACAGAACATGTAGACCATGCGTCCTAGAGGTTTGGGGAATCCAGGCCAGGAAAGCCACTTGCAGGGGAGCAAAGGTCACAGGACAGGTATTTGGGATTGTGGAGGCTTGCAATTATTTCGAAATTATTGTATCTTGAACTTGTTGGCCTGCAGCAAAGCGAAAGCAAAAGGCCCCGGGAGCAGACAGATTTTTTCAGTAGAATGCTTCACATAGCTCCCAAAAAATTCTCCTCTAGTTAAGGAACAACAGATATGTTTTTACCCTTTATGACCTGGGGAAGAGGAAGTAGGTTACCATGAACAGTAAGAGTACCCTGGCTTTAGATCCTTCATTCTCTGTGAGATTCCAGGAAAGGACTTGGGGTTGCCATTACTCTCTCTCCAGCCCAGTCCCCTTTGGGAACCAGTCTTCTAGCCTGCGGGAAAGGAAACAGAGTGACGTGGAATATGAAGGTGAGGGGGGCTGCTAGTGATGGATCCTAGGGAGAgctagagggaggggatgtgggctCGGGGCAGTGGGTGGGAGGGCTCCATGGGGAGGCCTCAAGGGAAGGAGGCTTAGCCATGgggaagtgaggggagggagCCCAGTAAGAGGGAAGGGACTCAGAGAAGGGGGTCAGTGAAGGGGAGGGGGCTCCGTGGGGGGAAGTGTCAGAGAGGGAAGAGGCTTAGCAGTAGAGGGGGAGGGAACTGAGATGGGATTTGGGAGTGTAGGCAAAGGGCCAAGGGATTGCATCTGCCTTCACCCACCCCCACGGCCTCTTGGTCAGTGTAACCAGGGAGTCAGGTTGGCCCAAGCCAAAACTGAGGGGCACCAGGTGGCTTCTTTGTCCCAGAGGGCCCTGCAGGCAGGAGCGAGGTTATTCATTTACCACCGGCTTCAGGAGGGCAGCCTGGATGCAACGACTCCCAACCGCACTGTGGCAGAGCTGCAGCCTGAGGCTCTGAGCCAGCCAGCCCACTGTGGTTCATCCCCAGCACACCTGTCAGCACCCATGAGCCAGAGGGATGTGGCCGAGAAGGTAGACAGACCCAATCAGATCCTCAGGTGGGGTAGGAAGGACTCCCGGGCCTCagaccctcccccagctccctagTCTCTCCCCAAGCCTGGGCTCTCCTGGGCTCCCCTGGCAGGTAGTGGTGAGGTATCCTACCCCATCCtacaccctcccaccccaactcACACACACATCCTTGCCTGGCTTCAGGATCTGTCCTAACTCAAACTCTTCTTATTCCTCCTGGAGTTTAGGGTCT comes from the Delphinus delphis chromosome 15, mDelDel1.2, whole genome shotgun sequence genome and includes:
- the CLDN3 gene encoding claudin-3; translated protein: MSMGLEIAGTSLAVMGWLSTIVCCALPMWRVTAFIGSSIITAQITWEGLWMNCVVQSTGQMQCKVYDSLLALPQDLQAARALIVIAILLAAFGLLVALVGAQCTNCVQDETAKAKITIVAGVLFLMAALLTLVPVSWSANTIIREFYNPLVPDAQKREMGSALYVGWAAAALQLLGGALLCCSCPPREKKYTPAKILYSAPRSNGPGTGTGTAYDRKDYV